The Pyrus communis chromosome 12, drPyrComm1.1, whole genome shotgun sequence genomic sequence GGTTCTATGAAAAAGGACGAGAGTTCATCTGTGCAAGATAAAAACCTTGTGGAAAAGGTTTTTGGTGGTCGTCTCGTAAGCAAAGTATGACTAGATCTGGCAGCCATTGTTTTTCCTGTTATGGTTAAAATTTGATTGGAAACCTGGAAAATTAAtctttaatttatatttgttgatttttatATGTATGAATTGCTTTCAGCTCCGATGTTGCAATTGCGGTCATTGTTCTGACACATACGAACCTCTGATTGATCTGAGTCTGGAGATTGAAGAAGCAGACACTCTTCCAAGGGCCTTGGAGTCCTTCACTAAGATAGAAAATATCAATGACTCGGAGACAAAGTTTACATGTGAGAAGTGCATGGAAAAAGTATCAGTGGAGAAGCAGCTTGTTGTTGACCAGGCCCCTCAAGTTGCTGCATTTCACCTGAAGAGATTTAAGACTGACGGATCTAATGTTCAGAAGATTGAAAAACATGTAGAATTTCCTTTGGAGTTGGACTTGAAGCCCTACACTGGTGGCAGTGACATCGATGTGAGTTGCTGTTTATTAGTTTATGTACATTACTACTGATTACCTCATTAGCCAACTTGAGATCAGTTACAAGAAATGTAGGGTTTGTTAATACATGATAATGATCAGATGATCTTACAAAAAAGGTCTGCTGAATGTTATGTCACCAGTTAGGTATGTTTAATTGTGTGTTGTCTCTCAAGCCCTTGGGGTGGGCTCGTTTGGTGAGAAAGGTAGGGGTAATGGGTTAGGATTAGGGTACATCAAGGGTTTCAATCTCTTTTAATGTACCAAAATGAAAAAATGGatgtttttctcaaattctaaGTCCCTGTTTCTTTTCAATAGGTGGAATTGAAGTACGAACTTTATGCAATTGTGGAGCATGTTGGGTTCTCATCTACTTCTGGGCATTACTTTTGCTTCATTCGGTCCTCTCCAGATACATGGCATAGGTTGGATGACTCAAGGGTAAATATTTCCTGTATAAATTCTTTAGTATTCACGGTAACTGTTTTACCTCCGCGGCTTTATAATTCTTGTGAAtctggtgtgtgtgtgtgtgtgtggaagtGGTTGGGGCCATTCatgtcttttatttgttttcgtaTTAATGATCTTTTTGGCCTGAACCGTGTGTTGGTTTTGCTATAATCTGTTAGGAACTTCTGACCTTTGTTCTTGCTATATGTTTATAcgtggtaatttttttttaaggttcaTTGTACCTCTTTTGGCATAATTTCCCTTGAGGTTTTCCTTACCACatagatgaatttgatgatctGTGGTAGTATAGTTGGATTATTTAACCCTCAACcgttatttattttaaatattaattttcttgtttaaatattaattttttttgttagaccaaaagaaaacaaaaataaacattaaagGGTCCATTCTATGTCCTCTTTACAGGTCACTAGGGTACGAGAAGAATTTGTTCTATCACAGGAGGCATACATTCTGTTCTATGCAAGGAAGGGTACTCCCTGGTTTTTGAGTGTAGTGGAAGCACTAAAGCCATGCTTGAATCCAGCTGTTATGAGTACATCACCTAAGTCAGTTCTAGAGAATGTTGAGAGCACCAATAATTTATCCCCGATTGTGAATTATGTTGATTGTTGTGCTGCCAATGAACCCAGAGATGCTTGTGAGACGGTTACTCTTTCGTTGCATCAAGTGAGACCTAAAGAGGTTGACGTCTCTGACACTAGAGGTGAAGCTAGTGAACTTTCTGAACGGATTAATGGACCTAGGCGTGATGCTGGTTGTTCCCAGGAGACTACAGATACTGGTGCTGCCATTGATTCTTCAACTCCAGGTGGGGGAAGAAACAATTTTGATAAAACGTTGGGCAACACTGAGAATATATGTAGTACATCAACTCCCGTTGCAAATAGCTGCCACAAAAGGTCTGCTAAAGTTATTCTCCAACCTATGACGCCACCCAGATCTCCAAGTctggatttggtttttgagtcTCCAGGTAAGCAAATTCAATCTGATCAGAAAAATTTATTGGCTTTCTCATGAATTTTATAAATGCAACCAACTTAATGAGTGTGAATGGAATTTTTGCAGAACCAAGTTTTCATCTTCCATGCGATCATGTGAAGTCAGCGGACAATGTGACCTGTAAAAGATCATTGAACAATGCTATTCGAAAGGATCATTTGAAGTCAGCAGACAATGCCTTGTGTAAAAGAGCGTCGAACAATGTTGTAGATGATGCAGAGAGAACTGAAGCTGTCAGATATCTTTCAAAGAAAAGTCTGACTAAGGGCAGGGCAAGCCAACTCCTAGCGGCCATGGTAGGACCTCAGAATGGAAGTTCATTGGACAAGAAAAGGAAGAGAGCGGGATCTTCGCCGTGCAAAAAGGTCAGCCGTGCTGGTGGCAGCCTTAAAACCAACCACACTATGCGTCCTGTGGCAGCTGCATTACGCTGAGTGTCAGTTTTTACGTTGCAGAGTTGCTT encodes the following:
- the LOC137711038 gene encoding ubiquitin carboxyl-terminal hydrolase 20-like, coding for MAEALDGSPPFSQSDAMDDLALVCMPEKADGFWPSSTLKPLGDQSLDSSLPNPSGSSPIFEQVREEEAEPSPPPSPLNLVGNNLSIYELNSSDSSRFSSSWYSPWNSWSSAKGSPISLESQFHKEETKPSMVSAGLANLGNTCFMNAILQCFTHTVPLLEGLRSSNHLMPCDRGSERFCVLCALRDHIDLSIASSGKVVSPWKLVDNLNHISSYFQRYQQEDAHEFLQCFLDKLERSSMGSMKKDESSSVQDKNLVEKVFGGRLVSKLRCCNCGHCSDTYEPLIDLSLEIEEADTLPRALESFTKIENINDSETKFTCEKCMEKVSVEKQLVVDQAPQVAAFHLKRFKTDGSNVQKIEKHVEFPLELDLKPYTGGSDIDVELKYELYAIVEHVGFSSTSGHYFCFIRSSPDTWHRLDDSRVTRVREEFVLSQEAYILFYARKGTPWFLSVVEALKPCLNPAVMSTSPKSVLENVESTNNLSPIVNYVDCCAANEPRDACETVTLSLHQVRPKEVDVSDTRGEASELSERINGPRRDAGCSQETTDTGAAIDSSTPGGGRNNFDKTLGNTENICSTSTPVANSCHKRSAKVILQPMTPPRSPSLDLVFESPEPSFHLPCDHVKSADNVTCKRSLNNAIRKDHLKSADNALCKRASNNVVDDAERTEAVRYLSKKSLTKGRASQLLAAMVGPQNGSSLDKKRKRAGSSPCKKVSRAGGSLKTNHTMRPVAAALR